The region ATACGCGGCCGGACGCGCCCCGGCGGTAAAAATCGCTCCGGGAGGCGGACGCTCAGTAGACGAGTTCGCCCGCGACGAACTTCCGGGTTCGCTCGTCGTCGGGCGACTCGAAGACGCGTTCGGTGGGGCCGCACTCGACTATCGACCCGTCCAAGAGGAGGGCGGTGCGGTCGGAGACGCGCCGGGCCTGCTGCATGTCGTGCGTCGCTATCGCGACGCCGATACCGCGCGCGCTGGCCGCCTCGACGGCCTCCTCGACGAGCGCGGTGTTCCGCGGGTCGAGGTTCGACGTGGGTTCGTCCAAGAGCAGCACGTCCGGATCGGGAGCGAGGGCGCGGGCGATGGCGACGCGTTGGGCCTCGCCGCCGGAGAGCGACGACGCGTGCCTGTGGGCCTTGTCGGTCATCCCGACCGTCGAGAGCGCCTCTCTCGCGGCTTTCGGCGTCGTCTCGAAGCCGAGAGCGCGCCGCGCCGCCGTCCGGAGGCGGTCGGTCCACGACTCCCGGACGCGCAGGCCGTAGGCGGCGTTCTCCGCCGCCGTCGTCGAAAAGAGGCTCCGGACCTGAAACACCATCCCGACGCGGCGGCGGACGGCCAACCGGTCGGCTTCCGAGAGCGACCACACGTCGGTGCCGTCGGCGCTGACGACTCCCTCCTCCGGCGGGTGGAAGCACGCCAACAGTCGGAGCAGCGTCGTCTTCCCCGTCCCCGAGGGGCCGACGACGGCGAGCACCTCGCCCGGTTCGACCGTCAGGTCCACCGACTCGAACACCGGCCCCTCGCCGAACCCGTGGGTCACGCCCTCGGCGGCGAGGCGCGTCCCCTCGCGTTCGGGGGCGTGCTCGCCGTTCCGACGCCCCTCGTCCCGTCCGTCGCGGGCGGAAGCGCCGCGTCCTCCGTCGC is a window of Halopelagius longus DNA encoding:
- a CDS encoding amino acid ABC transporter ATP-binding protein, which produces MTDAGRVRSDAGDGGRGASARDGRDEGRRNGEHAPEREGTRLAAEGVTHGFGEGPVFESVDLTVEPGEVLAVVGPSGTGKTTLLRLLACFHPPEEGVVSADGTDVWSLSEADRLAVRRRVGMVFQVRSLFSTTAAENAAYGLRVRESWTDRLRTAARRALGFETTPKAAREALSTVGMTDKAHRHASSLSGGEAQRVAIARALAPDPDVLLLDEPTSNLDPRNTALVEEAVEAASARGIGVAIATHDMQQARRVSDRTALLLDGSIVECGPTERVFESPDDERTRKFVAGELVY